Proteins from a single region of Fusobacterium gonidiaformans ATCC 25563:
- a CDS encoding cache domain-containing sensor histidine kinase, whose amino-acid sequence MKINRPLNVKIGIYFLLTNFILVILLGSIFYFSSSNLLIQKDISAAEEAIARSGNYIELYANKLTSFSELISQDESVYRYLKYKDESEKARILRMIQNTLKTDAYIQSIILLRKDGYVISNEKNVNMEISSDMMKEEWYVQALKNSMPILNPLRKQNFSQDDMEHWVISVSREIHDENGENLGVLLIDVKYQALHEYLQSRELGEQGDTIILDELERIVYYKDIPCMNAKNTCLQRFRTIQEGYDRSSNTIMVKYPIHHTNWVLVGISSLEEIRSLKVHFLELIFMSALASIIITWVISSFILNRITKPVRELEKHMSHFSESLSKVSLTGDVSAEILSLQNHFNDMIEKIKYLREYEINALHSQINPHFLYNTLDTIIWMAEFEDTEKVISITKALANFFRISLSNGKEKIPLKEEIRHIQEYLYIQKQRYEDKLEYEFDINSSLENIEVPKIILQPLVENALYHGIKNLQGAGKIRIYSRIFEKKFELIVEDNGVGFEKAKQQATMKMGGVGVKNVNKRIQFYYGEEYGVKIDSGFTAGARVIISLPLM is encoded by the coding sequence ATGAAAATTAATAGACCTTTAAATGTCAAGATTGGAATATATTTTTTATTGACTAATTTTATTCTAGTTATTTTATTGGGAAGTATTTTTTATTTTAGTTCCAGTAATCTTCTAATTCAAAAAGATATTTCAGCTGCAGAGGAAGCGATCGCTAGAAGTGGAAACTATATCGAACTTTATGCAAATAAATTAACTTCTTTCAGTGAGTTAATTTCACAGGATGAAAGTGTGTATCGTTATTTGAAGTACAAAGATGAATCAGAAAAAGCAAGAATCTTAAGAATGATTCAAAATACATTAAAAACAGATGCTTATATTCAATCAATTATCTTATTACGAAAAGATGGATATGTTATTTCAAATGAAAAAAATGTAAATATGGAAATTTCTAGTGATATGATGAAAGAAGAGTGGTATGTACAAGCTCTTAAAAACTCGATGCCAATTTTAAATCCTTTGAGAAAACAAAATTTTTCACAAGATGATATGGAACATTGGGTAATATCTGTTAGTAGAGAGATTCACGATGAAAATGGAGAAAATTTAGGAGTTCTTTTAATTGATGTAAAATATCAAGCTTTACATGAGTATTTACAAAGTAGAGAGTTAGGAGAGCAAGGCGATACTATTATTTTAGATGAATTAGAACGAATTGTTTACTATAAAGATATTCCTTGTATGAATGCTAAAAATACTTGCTTACAGAGATTTAGAACTATTCAAGAGGGTTATGATCGGAGTAGTAATACAATTATGGTAAAATACCCAATTCACCACACGAATTGGGTATTGGTCGGAATTTCTTCTTTAGAGGAAATTAGAAGTTTAAAAGTACATTTTTTGGAACTGATTTTTATGAGTGCTTTGGCTTCTATTATCATTACTTGGGTTATTAGTAGTTTTATTTTAAATCGTATTACAAAACCGGTTCGTGAATTAGAAAAGCATATGAGTCATTTTTCAGAAAGCCTTTCTAAAGTTTCTTTGACCGGAGATGTTAGTGCAGAGATTTTGAGTTTACAAAATCATTTTAATGATATGATAGAAAAAATTAAATATTTAAGAGAATATGAAATCAATGCCTTGCATAGTCAAATTAATCCACATTTTCTTTATAATACTTTAGATACTATTATTTGGATGGCAGAATTTGAAGACACAGAAAAAGTAATTTCCATTACCAAAGCGTTGGCTAATTTCTTTCGAATTTCCTTGAGTAATGGAAAAGAGAAAATTCCATTAAAAGAAGAAATTAGACATATTCAGGAGTATTTATATATTCAGAAACAACGATATGAAGATAAATTAGAATATGAATTTGATATTAACTCTAGTTTAGAAAATATTGAAGTACCCAAGATTATATTACAACCTTTGGTAGAAAATGCTCTTTATCATGGAATTAAAAATTTACAAGGGGCTGGAAAGATAAGAATATATTCTAGGATATTTGAGAAAAAATTTGAATTGATTGTAGAAGATAATGGAGTTGGTTTTGAAAAGGCAAAACAACAAGCTACTATGAAAATGGGAGGCGTTGGGGTTAAAAATGTAAATAAACGGATTCAATTCTATTATGGAGAAGAATATGGTGTCAAAATTGATTCAGGATTTACAGCAGGAGCAAGAGTTATTATTTCTCTACCTTTGATGTAA
- the nuoE gene encoding NADH-quinone oxidoreductase subunit NuoE: MICKDNIGFKKLEEVINEVEEKEMAIIPILHKAQEIFGYLPEEVQQFISQKTNIPIGRIYGIVTFYNFFSTNPKGKHQISVCTGTACYVRGAQKVLDEIKKELGIDVGQTTEDGLFSLDCLRCIGACGLAPVMMIDSDVHGKLEKEQVKEILSFYRNQKA; the protein is encoded by the coding sequence GTGATTTGCAAGGATAATATTGGTTTTAAAAAATTGGAAGAAGTCATCAATGAAGTAGAAGAGAAAGAAATGGCAATTATTCCTATTCTTCATAAGGCACAAGAGATTTTTGGATATTTGCCAGAAGAAGTACAGCAATTTATTTCTCAGAAAACAAATATTCCTATCGGAAGAATTTATGGAATTGTTACTTTTTATAACTTTTTTTCTACAAATCCTAAAGGAAAACATCAAATTTCTGTTTGTACAGGAACTGCTTGCTATGTACGAGGAGCTCAAAAAGTGTTAGATGAAATTAAAAAAGAATTAGGTATTGATGTAGGGCAGACTACAGAGGACGGATTGTTTTCATTGGACTGTTTGCGATGCATTGGGGCTTGTGGTTTAGCTCCTGTTATGATGATAGATTCTGATGTGCACGGAAAACTTGAAAAAGAACAAGTGAAAGAAATTTTATCCTTTTATCGAAATCAAAAGGCATAG
- a CDS encoding NADH-quinone oxidoreductase subunit NuoF gives MSSKSKRLKENIEAILASNHLEDKVEVRLTGCFGFCEKGPIVKIMPDNTFYTEVNPRDAIEIVETHIIYGKKIERLLYQDPKTGEIIHNTEDMNFYQKQERRILHNCGVINPESVEDYLEQDGFRAIQKALQEMTPVKVIQEIQNSGLRGRGGGGFPTGIKWEIASKQEGNEKYIVCNADEGDPGAFMDRSILEGDPYGVIEGMMIAGYAIGANHALIYIRAEYPLAISRLQKAIEQARKKGYLGKHIFGTSFSFDVDLKFGAGAFVCGEETALIQSMQGERGEPKSKPPYPAQSGYLGKPTVVNNVETLLNVPLIIQHGSEWFREIGTEKSPGTKVFALAGKVNNVGLVEVPMGTTLREIIYEIGGGIKNGKRFKAVQTGGPSGGCLTNKDLDISIDFDTLAARGSIMGSGGMIIMDEDDCMVSIAKFFLEFTLDESCGKCTPCRIGNTRLYEILTRITEGEGTMEDLKLLEELSDTIKEASLCGLGQTSPNPVLSTLKEFREEYIQHIEDKTCLAGVCQKLTHYRITDKCVGCTLCARNCPVHAIVGTVKKQHIISQELCIKCGICYDRCKFGAITRA, from the coding sequence ATGTCCTCTAAAAGTAAACGTTTAAAAGAAAATATTGAAGCTATTTTAGCAAGTAATCATTTAGAAGATAAAGTAGAAGTTCGTTTGACTGGATGTTTTGGATTTTGTGAAAAGGGGCCTATTGTAAAAATTATGCCGGATAATACTTTTTATACAGAAGTGAATCCAAGAGATGCGATTGAAATTGTAGAAACACATATTATTTATGGGAAGAAAATAGAGAGACTATTATATCAAGATCCTAAAACAGGAGAGATTATTCATAATACAGAAGATATGAATTTTTATCAAAAACAAGAAAGGAGGATTCTACACAATTGTGGTGTTATCAATCCGGAAAGTGTTGAGGATTACTTAGAACAAGATGGTTTTCGAGCGATTCAAAAAGCATTACAAGAAATGACTCCTGTGAAAGTAATTCAAGAAATTCAAAATTCAGGATTACGAGGACGTGGAGGAGGAGGTTTTCCGACAGGGATAAAATGGGAAATTGCTTCGAAACAAGAAGGGAATGAAAAATATATCGTATGTAATGCAGATGAAGGAGATCCTGGAGCTTTTATGGATCGTTCTATTTTAGAAGGAGACCCTTATGGAGTGATTGAAGGAATGATGATAGCAGGTTATGCGATTGGAGCAAATCATGCTTTGATCTATATTCGGGCAGAATATCCTCTTGCTATTTCTAGATTACAAAAAGCAATTGAGCAAGCAAGAAAAAAAGGATATTTAGGAAAACATATTTTTGGAACCTCCTTTTCCTTTGATGTTGATTTAAAATTTGGAGCAGGAGCTTTCGTATGTGGAGAGGAAACTGCACTCATTCAATCTATGCAGGGAGAGAGAGGAGAACCGAAGTCAAAACCTCCGTACCCTGCACAAAGTGGATATTTAGGAAAACCTACTGTTGTGAATAATGTGGAAACATTATTGAATGTTCCTTTGATTATTCAACATGGAAGTGAATGGTTTCGCGAAATAGGAACTGAAAAATCTCCTGGAACGAAGGTATTTGCTTTAGCAGGAAAAGTGAATAATGTAGGTTTAGTTGAAGTGCCTATGGGAACCACTCTGCGGGAAATTATTTATGAAATTGGAGGAGGAATTAAAAACGGAAAACGTTTTAAAGCGGTACAAACAGGAGGACCTTCCGGAGGGTGCTTAACGAATAAAGATTTAGATATTTCCATTGACTTTGATACTTTAGCAGCTAGAGGTTCTATTATGGGGTCTGGTGGAATGATTATTATGGACGAAGATGATTGTATGGTGTCCATTGCGAAATTTTTCTTGGAATTTACTCTAGATGAATCCTGTGGAAAGTGTACTCCATGCCGAATTGGAAATACAAGATTGTATGAAATTTTAACTCGAATTACAGAGGGAGAAGGAACAATGGAAGATTTAAAACTTTTGGAAGAGTTATCAGATACGATAAAAGAGGCTTCTCTTTGTGGATTAGGTCAAACCTCTCCCAATCCTGTTCTTTCTACTTTAAAAGAGTTTCGAGAAGAATATATACAACACATAGAGGATAAAACTTGTCTTGCAGGAGTTTGTCAAAAATTAACACATTATCGTATTACAGATAAATGTGTGGGTTGTACTTTATGTGCACGAAATTGTCCGGTGCATGCAATTGTAGGAACCGTAAAAAAACAACATATTATTTCACAGGAACTTTGTATCAAATGTGGAATTTGTTATGACAGATGTAAGTTTGGAGCAATTACAAGGGCATAA
- a CDS encoding [FeFe] hydrogenase, group A produces the protein MVSLEIDGKMLEVKEGRTILEAAKEIGIEIPHLCYMNLEEIGFKNDCSSCRICVVEVEGQRRLIPSCNTPVANGMKIWTNTKRVMQKRRNIVELLLSDHPKDCLICGKNGNCELQKIAISFGIRKIRFSGRESSYEKEESVAITRDVTKCIMCRRCESICRDIQSCNILTGVRRGFSAVVDTAFSRSLQHTRCTFCGQCVSVCPTGAIYETDNSFQLFQDIMNEEKIVVMQVAPAVRVAIGEMFGMEAGTDVTGKLVSALKKIGIDYVFDTNFAADVTVMEEATELKYRMEHGKILPIFTSCCPAWVRFLQQNYPEMEKYLSSTKSPQEIFGAIAKHIFQKEQEKEVVCVSLMPCVAKKYEASIGKDVNYSVTTREIVNLLKQFNIDLSLMPEEDFDQPFATSSGGGDIFGRSGGVMEATARTLYYLLEKEDLKEVAFHNLRGFDGLKFSEVKIGEKVLRLAVVHGLRQAREVVEAIRNGQLQIDALEVMACKGGCLAGGGQPYHHGDFSIIQKRTEAIQRLDDRNSIQCSHQNQDVLRMYREKIGSIYGDEAKELFHYEKGRKLVI, from the coding sequence ATGGTAAGTTTAGAAATAGATGGCAAAATGCTGGAGGTAAAAGAAGGAAGAACCATTTTAGAAGCAGCAAAAGAAATTGGGATTGAAATTCCACATTTGTGCTATATGAACTTGGAGGAAATTGGATTTAAAAATGATTGTTCTTCTTGTAGAATTTGTGTTGTTGAGGTCGAAGGACAGAGACGTTTGATACCCTCTTGCAATACACCGGTTGCGAATGGAATGAAAATTTGGACAAATACGAAAAGAGTGATGCAAAAAAGAAGGAATATCGTAGAATTATTACTTTCTGATCACCCAAAAGATTGTTTAATTTGTGGAAAAAATGGAAATTGTGAATTACAAAAAATAGCCATTAGTTTTGGAATTCGAAAAATTCGTTTTTCAGGAAGAGAGAGCTCTTATGAAAAAGAAGAAAGTGTTGCAATTACTCGTGACGTTACAAAGTGTATTATGTGTAGGCGTTGTGAAAGTATTTGCAGAGACATTCAATCTTGTAATATTTTAACAGGAGTTAGGAGAGGATTTTCGGCTGTTGTGGATACTGCATTTTCAAGAAGTTTGCAACATACTCGTTGTACTTTCTGTGGACAGTGTGTGTCTGTGTGTCCAACAGGAGCTATCTATGAAACAGATAATAGTTTTCAACTGTTCCAAGATATTATGAATGAAGAAAAAATAGTAGTGATGCAAGTAGCCCCTGCAGTTCGAGTGGCAATTGGAGAAATGTTTGGAATGGAAGCTGGAACAGATGTTACTGGAAAACTAGTTTCTGCCTTGAAAAAAATAGGAATTGATTATGTTTTTGATACTAACTTTGCAGCGGATGTGACAGTTATGGAAGAAGCTACCGAATTAAAATATCGAATGGAACACGGAAAAATACTTCCTATTTTTACTTCTTGTTGTCCGGCTTGGGTAAGATTTTTACAACAAAATTATCCGGAAATGGAAAAATATTTATCTTCCACAAAGTCACCACAAGAAATTTTCGGAGCAATTGCAAAACATATTTTCCAAAAGGAACAAGAAAAAGAAGTTGTCTGTGTTTCTTTGATGCCTTGTGTTGCTAAAAAATATGAAGCTAGTATAGGAAAAGATGTGAATTATTCTGTAACTACAAGAGAAATTGTGAATTTATTAAAACAATTTAATATTGATTTATCTTTAATGCCGGAAGAAGACTTTGACCAACCTTTTGCTACAAGTAGTGGTGGTGGAGATATTTTTGGACGAAGTGGTGGAGTTATGGAAGCAACGGCAAGAACTTTATATTATTTATTAGAAAAAGAAGATTTAAAAGAAGTTGCTTTTCATAATTTACGAGGATTTGACGGTTTAAAATTCAGCGAAGTGAAAATAGGAGAAAAAGTGTTACGTCTAGCGGTAGTGCATGGATTGCGGCAGGCAAGAGAGGTTGTAGAAGCTATTCGTAATGGACAATTACAAATAGATGCTTTGGAAGTGATGGCTTGTAAGGGAGGATGTTTAGCCGGTGGAGGACAACCCTACCATCACGGAGATTTTTCAATTATTCAAAAGAGGACAGAAGCAATTCAAAGACTTGATGATAGGAATAGCATTCAATGTTCACATCAAAATCAAGATGTTTTACGAATGTATAGAGAAAAAATCGGAAGTATTTATGGGGATGAGGCAAAGGAATTATTTCATTATGAGAAGGGAAGAAAGCTTGTCATCTAA
- the lgt gene encoding prolipoprotein diacylglyceryl transferase, producing MQPVIFSIGGFELHYYGLMYAFAFLVGIQLAKKMAKERAFDINIIENYAFVAILSGLLGGRLYYVAFNLSYYLQNPMEILAVWHGGMAIHGGILGGILGTYIYGAIKKINPLTLGDFAAAPFLLGQAIGRIGNLMNGEVHGVPTFTPWSVIFQWKPKFYEWYTQYLTLPIEEQKKFPDLVPWGLTFPSSSPAGMEFPNLALHPAMLYELVLNLVGTAILWFILRKKTEKAPGFLWWHYIIFYSINRIIISFFRAEDLMFYSFRAPHIISAILIMISIVALVFSQKKKEKKC from the coding sequence ATGCAACCAGTCATATTTTCCATAGGAGGTTTTGAATTACATTACTATGGATTGATGTATGCTTTTGCTTTTTTAGTGGGAATACAGCTTGCTAAAAAAATGGCGAAAGAAAGAGCTTTTGACATAAATATTATAGAAAATTATGCTTTTGTGGCAATTCTTTCCGGTTTGTTAGGAGGAAGATTGTATTATGTTGCATTTAATCTTTCTTATTATTTACAAAACCCAATGGAGATATTAGCGGTTTGGCATGGAGGGATGGCAATTCATGGTGGAATTCTTGGTGGAATTCTTGGAACTTATATCTATGGAGCTATCAAAAAAATAAATCCTTTGACCTTAGGAGATTTTGCAGCAGCACCTTTTTTATTAGGGCAGGCAATAGGAAGAATTGGAAATCTAATGAATGGAGAGGTCCATGGAGTTCCTACCTTTACTCCGTGGTCCGTTATTTTCCAATGGAAGCCAAAATTTTATGAATGGTATACACAGTATTTAACTTTGCCGATAGAGGAACAGAAAAAATTTCCTGATTTAGTTCCTTGGGGCTTAACTTTTCCAAGTAGTTCTCCTGCAGGAATGGAATTTCCGAATTTGGCCTTACATCCAGCAATGCTTTATGAGTTGGTATTAAATTTAGTGGGAACAGCTATCTTGTGGTTTATTCTACGAAAAAAAACAGAAAAGGCACCCGGATTTTTATGGTGGCATTATATTATTTTTTATAGTATCAATCGTATCATAATCAGTTTTTTTCGAGCAGAAGATTTGATGTTTTATTCTTTTCGAGCACCTCATATCATTAGTGCTATTTTGATTATGATTTCTATTGTTGCATTAGTTTTTTCTCAAAAGAAAAAGGAGAAGAAATGCTAG
- a CDS encoding Na+/H+ antiporter NhaC family protein has product MLGILSILLFAVTLIACIFYQLSIIYALVLGSLIFLAYGIIEGYSFSELWKMILSGVLTVKNILIVFLLIGMITATWRASGTIAMIIFLGSKLITPSIFILLSFLLCALLSVLIGTALGTSATMGVICISIARAMGIDELFVAGAVLSGIYFGDRCSPMSTSALLISEITETNLFENIKAMIKTSIIPLLITCALYFILGMKSEGSADVSVISSLFQENYRLHWIVLLPAIFMILLSFFKVNVRITMSISIFLSFGIAYFVQGEEIENLFQYLIYGYRHSNVALNKMMHGGGILSMWKVSLIVGISSSYSGIFAKTNILTKLKEYIKILSQKITDFGAVLVTSVITCMIACNQSLAVIMTQQLCKDIMKKEKLAITLENTVITVAALVPWSVAMAVPFQALEVDNIAAIYGFYVYLIPLWNLGMAIKKEKVEVN; this is encoded by the coding sequence ATGCTAGGAATTCTTTCGATTCTTTTATTTGCTGTTACATTGATTGCTTGTATTTTTTATCAGCTATCAATTATTTATGCTTTAGTTTTGGGGAGCTTGATTTTTTTAGCATATGGAATTATCGAGGGGTATTCCTTTTCTGAATTATGGAAGATGATTTTATCAGGAGTGTTGACTGTAAAAAATATTTTGATTGTTTTTCTTTTAATAGGAATGATTACAGCAACTTGGAGAGCTTCAGGAACAATTGCTATGATTATTTTTTTAGGCTCTAAATTGATTACTCCTTCGATTTTTATATTGTTAAGTTTTTTACTTTGTGCTTTACTTTCGGTTTTGATAGGAACAGCCTTAGGGACTTCTGCTACGATGGGAGTTATTTGTATTAGTATTGCAAGAGCAATGGGAATTGATGAATTATTTGTAGCAGGAGCTGTTTTGAGTGGAATTTATTTTGGAGATCGTTGTTCTCCGATGTCAACGAGTGCTTTATTGATTTCTGAAATAACAGAAACAAATTTATTTGAGAATATCAAGGCAATGATTAAGACGTCCATTATTCCTTTGTTGATAACTTGTGCTTTATATTTTATATTAGGAATGAAATCTGAAGGTTCAGCAGATGTTAGTGTAATTAGTTCTTTATTTCAAGAGAATTATCGTTTACATTGGATTGTGTTACTTCCTGCTATTTTTATGATTTTGCTGTCTTTTTTTAAAGTCAATGTAAGAATTACAATGAGTATTAGTATTTTTCTTTCTTTTGGAATTGCTTATTTTGTACAAGGGGAAGAGATTGAAAATCTATTTCAGTATTTAATCTATGGGTATCGTCATTCTAATGTTGCTTTAAATAAAATGATGCATGGAGGAGGAATATTATCTATGTGGAAAGTTTCTTTGATTGTAGGAATTTCTTCTTCTTACTCTGGAATTTTTGCAAAAACAAATATTTTAACAAAATTAAAAGAATATATAAAGATTCTTTCCCAAAAAATAACTGATTTTGGAGCCGTTTTAGTAACATCTGTCATTACTTGTATGATTGCTTGCAATCAGAGTTTGGCAGTCATTATGACTCAGCAATTGTGCAAGGATATTATGAAAAAAGAAAAACTAGCAATTACTTTAGAAAATACGGTCATTACTGTGGCAGCCTTAGTGCCTTGGTCTGTGGCTATGGCAGTTCCTTTTCAAGCATTGGAGGTCGATAATATCGCAGCTATTTATGGATTTTATGTGTATTTGATTCCTCTTTGGAATTTAGGAATGGCAATAAAAAAAGAAAAAGTGGAAGTTAACTAA
- the recJ gene encoding single-stranded-DNA-specific exonuclease RecJ: MRNTKWIYQNYKYYPQKIEKKEAIHSIVYSIMKERNLSHQENFNTNPFLLKDMEEAVSLLQEAKKKKQTIWIYGDYDVDGITSVSLCYLALSELGYEVEYYIPLRDEGYGLNQEALQSIYNQGGKIVITVDCGIVSSKEVDFANSLGMTMIVTDHHELQGELPKAAAVINPKRKENIYLFPSLAGVGTAFFLITALFEKEGKRKEITKYFDIVALGTIADIVPLIEDNRILVQQGLSLLAKSQWTGLRILVKRLFPDYETHHFSAYDVGFIIAPIFNAAGRLEDAKSSVRLFLEKDSKKANEQIDYLIQNNLDRRAVQEKILQACLEEISQKKLEDKNSIVIAREGFHHGVIGIVASKLVDRFYKPTIIMEIKPNEGIATASCRSISGINIVESLEAVSHLLLRYGGHSGAAGFSILIENIAKFYEEFEAILEDKISKEITTRKLNITKELLPFQIQYPLLHDMKYLEPFGASNPAPIFSLKHCKLDKIRLIGADKKHIMCNIHHGDTIFWNCVWFQAFDIYEELLYIQEVDVAFHLKLETYRGRYQYKIFIDDIQSSNTTNEVRYHQEEIEYSYVQFPYEVILYLKHTNLSENLSLNFEEREVRLFSNRSYIAYLDSNTSKILHYWKQEKNCNFHVRKKEVFLEEEHYKIHLEITINEDFHSYSLKEGQLFQDIKNFLLGKEGKYNSIQTKILASLFKKRQNTLATMECGRGIRTLINTIKLYADYTKQQYQILENWDEKEKIETQCQFHIFLFPKTPKKIPALSSRILILTGQDQILEGYFTIEDSYSLPKNIHWIEEEEISKHKIVFSHRLRKEKQKKILEQLLNLQDFYATKDLLVHL; the protein is encoded by the coding sequence ATGAGAAATACAAAATGGATTTATCAAAACTATAAATACTACCCACAAAAGATAGAAAAAAAAGAAGCAATTCATTCGATTGTATATAGCATTATGAAAGAAAGGAATCTCTCACATCAAGAAAATTTTAATACAAATCCTTTTCTCTTAAAAGATATGGAAGAAGCTGTTTCTCTTTTACAAGAGGCAAAGAAAAAGAAACAAACAATTTGGATCTATGGTGATTATGATGTAGATGGTATTACCTCTGTTTCTCTTTGTTATCTCGCCTTATCTGAATTGGGATATGAAGTCGAGTACTATATTCCTCTACGAGATGAGGGCTATGGTCTTAATCAAGAGGCTCTTCAATCCATTTATAATCAAGGTGGAAAAATTGTGATTACAGTTGACTGCGGAATTGTCTCCAGCAAAGAAGTTGATTTTGCAAATTCTTTAGGGATGACTATGATTGTAACAGATCATCACGAACTCCAAGGCGAACTTCCAAAAGCAGCCGCTGTCATCAATCCAAAGCGAAAAGAAAATATCTATCTCTTTCCATCTTTGGCTGGAGTTGGAACAGCATTTTTCTTAATAACTGCCTTATTTGAAAAAGAAGGAAAAAGAAAAGAAATCACAAAATACTTTGATATTGTCGCCTTAGGAACGATTGCAGATATTGTCCCTTTAATAGAAGATAATCGAATCCTAGTCCAACAAGGTCTTTCTCTATTGGCTAAAAGTCAATGGACTGGGTTAAGAATTCTAGTCAAAAGGCTCTTTCCAGATTATGAAACACATCATTTTTCCGCTTATGATGTAGGCTTCATTATCGCTCCTATTTTTAATGCAGCAGGACGTTTAGAAGATGCGAAAAGTTCTGTTCGACTTTTTTTAGAAAAAGATAGTAAAAAAGCAAATGAACAAATAGATTATTTAATTCAAAATAATTTAGATAGAAGAGCTGTGCAAGAAAAAATATTACAAGCCTGTTTAGAAGAAATTTCTCAGAAAAAATTAGAAGATAAAAACTCTATCGTCATTGCTCGTGAAGGTTTCCATCATGGAGTCATTGGAATTGTTGCTTCTAAATTAGTAGACCGGTTTTATAAACCAACCATTATTATGGAAATAAAACCAAATGAGGGGATCGCAACAGCATCCTGTCGTAGTATCTCAGGAATCAATATTGTAGAATCTTTAGAAGCAGTGTCTCATCTATTACTTCGTTATGGTGGACATTCTGGAGCAGCTGGATTTTCTATTTTAATTGAAAATATTGCTAAATTCTATGAAGAATTTGAAGCAATATTAGAAGATAAAATATCGAAAGAGATCACAACAAGAAAATTAAATATTACAAAAGAGTTACTTCCTTTTCAAATTCAATATCCTTTACTTCATGATATGAAATATTTAGAACCTTTTGGAGCGAGCAATCCAGCTCCTATCTTTTCTTTAAAACATTGCAAATTAGATAAGATACGGTTAATTGGAGCTGATAAAAAACATATTATGTGTAATATTCATCATGGAGATACTATCTTTTGGAATTGTGTTTGGTTTCAAGCCTTCGATATCTATGAAGAACTCTTATACATCCAAGAAGTAGATGTTGCTTTCCATTTAAAGCTGGAAACATATCGAGGACGTTACCAATATAAAATTTTCATTGATGATATTCAATCCTCAAATACCACGAACGAAGTAAGATACCATCAAGAAGAAATAGAATATTCTTATGTTCAATTTCCTTATGAAGTCATTTTATATTTAAAACATACAAATCTTTCAGAGAATCTTTCTTTAAATTTCGAAGAAAGAGAAGTTCGATTATTTTCTAATCGTTCTTATATTGCCTATTTAGATTCCAATACTTCCAAAATATTACATTATTGGAAACAAGAAAAAAATTGTAATTTTCATGTTAGAAAAAAAGAAGTTTTTTTAGAAGAAGAACATTATAAAATTCACTTAGAAATTACTATAAACGAAGACTTTCACTCTTATTCTTTAAAAGAAGGACAATTATTCCAAGATATTAAAAATTTCCTACTAGGAAAAGAGGGAAAATACAACTCTATACAAACAAAAATTTTAGCTTCTCTCTTTAAAAAAAGACAAAATACTTTGGCAACCATGGAATGTGGAAGAGGAATCCGGACTCTGATAAACACAATAAAGTTATATGCTGACTATACAAAACAACAGTATCAAATTTTAGAAAATTGGGATGAAAAAGAAAAGATTGAAACCCAATGTCAATTTCATATTTTTCTTTTTCCAAAAACTCCAAAAAAAATTCCAGCTCTTTCTTCTAGAATACTTATTCTCACAGGACAAGATCAAATTCTAGAAGGATATTTTACAATAGAAGATAGCTACTCCTTGCCCAAAAATATTCATTGGATTGAGGAAGAAGAAATTTCGAAACATAAAATTGTTTTTTCTCATCGACTTCGAAAAGAAAAACAAAAAAAAATCTTGGAGCAACTTTTGAATCTCCAAGATTTCTATGCAACAAAAGATTTGTTAGTACACCTATAA